GCCCGAACCCCTCGTCGGCGACGACCGAGACGAGGGTGGCGCCCCAGCCGCCCTGGTACGGGTTCTCCTCGACGGTGACGAGCCGCGAGGTCCGGGCGAGCGAGGCGAGGACGGTGCTCATGTCCAGCGGCACCAGACAGCGCAGGTCGACGACCTCGGCCTCGATGCCCTCCGCGGCGAGCAGCGCGGCGGCCCGCAGGGCCAGCGGGACCATCGCGGCGAGGGCCACCAGGGTCACGTCGGCGCCCTCCCGCACGACGGCCGCACGGCCCAGCTCGACCACATGGTCCGGCGGCACAGGCGCGCCCTTGGACGCCAGCAGTCCCTTGTGCTCGAAGAACACCACCGGGTCGTCGCTGCGGATCGCCGCCGCCATCATGCCGATCACGTCGGCGGGCGTGGCGGGCGCGGCGATCTTCAGCCCGGGGACGGTCAGCGCCCAGTTCTCGGTGGCCTGCGAGTGCTGGGCGCCGAAACCGAGCCCGCCGCCGTTGGCGGTGCGAACGACGAGGGGCACGGTGACCTGACCACCCGTCATGTAACGCACCTTGGGTATCTCGTTGGCGAGGTAATCCCAACAACAGGCCAAAAAGTCCGAGAACATGATCTCCGCGACCGGCCGCATCCCGGTCATCGCGGCGCCCATCGCCGCGCCCACGATGGCCTGTTCGGAGATCGGCGTGTCCCACACCCGCTCCGGCCCGAACTCCTTGAACAGCCCGGCGGTCGTCTTGAACACCCCGCCCGCCGCACCGATGTCCTCCCCGAGACAGACCACGGCCGGGTCCCGGCGCATCTCGCGCGCGATGCCCTCGGCGACGGCCTCCCGGTAGGTGATCACGTCCGCCATGCGGCCCCTCCGTCCGCCCATACGTCGGTCAGCGCGTCGCGCGGATCGGGCGGGGGCGCGTTCCGCGCCGCGTCGACCGCCTGTCGTACGGTCTCCTGTGCGCGCTCGTCGGCCGCGGTGACCGTCTCCTCGGGCACGCCCAGCTCGGTCAGCCGGCCGCGTGCGAGGTCCAACGGGTCGTGCTTGAGCCAGCGTTCGACCTCCTCGGCCGGGCGGTAGGCGGCCGGGTCGGACCTGCTGTGCCCGAAGTGCCGGTAGGTGGCGGCCTCCAGCAGAGCGGGCCCGTCTCCTGCCCGGGCCCGTTCCGCGAGCCGGGCCACGCTCTCGCGTACGGCCACGACGTCGTTGCCGTCGACGCTCTCGCCCGGGATGCCGTACGCGGGCGCCCGGTCGGCCGCCGGGCGGGCCACCGCGGTGACGTCGGCGATCCGCGTGTATTCCATGTAGAGGTTGTTCTCGCAGACGAACAGCACCGGCAGTTTCCATACGGCGGCCAGGTTCAACGCCTCGTGGAAGGCGCCGATGTTGGTCGCGCCGTCCCCGAAGAAGGCGACCGCGATCTGACCGGTGCCGCGCAGCCGGGCCGACCACGCGGCACCGGCCGCCATCGGGAGGTGGGCGCCGACGATCGCGTACGAGCCGAGCATGCCGGTGGCCGCCTTGGTGAGGTGCATGGAGCCACCCTTGGCACCGCACAACCCCGTTGCCCTGCTCATGAGTTCGGCGAGGCACTCCTCGGGGGTGGCGCCGCGGGCCAGCGCGTGGTGGTGGCCGCGGTAGGTGGCGAAGACATAGTCGTCGGCGCGCAGGGCGGCGCTCGCGCCGACGGCGATCGCCTCGTGCCCTGCGGCGAGGTGGGTGGTGCCCTTGACCAGACCCTGGAGGAAGAGATCGTGGGCGGCCTTCTCGGTGCGGCGGATCAGGGCCATCCGCTCGTACATCGCGAGGAGTTCACCGGTGTCCATCGGCGGTCCCCGTGTTGAGGTGGGACTGCGACTCACGGCGGGTGTTCAGTTCGCCGCCCACGGTCCAGTACTTGCGGCCCGCGACGAGGAGTTCCTCGGCCGGGAACTTGGTGATGACCTCGCAGCCGTCCGCGGTGACGACCAGTTCCTCCTCGATGCGGGCCGCGGACCAGCCGTCGGCGGCGGGCCAGTAGGTCTCCAGGGCGAACACCATGCCCTCTTCGAGGACTTCGGGGTGGTCGAGGGAGACCAGACGGCTGAAGATGGGCTTCTCCCAGATGGACAGGCCGACGCCGTGGCCGTACTGCAACGCGAAGGCGGCGGTCTCGTCGGCGAAGCCGAACTCCTCGGCGCGCGGCCAGACCTGGACGATGTCGGCGGTGGTGGCG
This DNA window, taken from Streptomyces sp. NBC_00663, encodes the following:
- a CDS encoding alpha-ketoacid dehydrogenase subunit beta, with protein sequence MADVITYREAVAEGIAREMRRDPAVVCLGEDIGAAGGVFKTTAGLFKEFGPERVWDTPISEQAIVGAAMGAAMTGMRPVAEIMFSDFLACCWDYLANEIPKVRYMTGGQVTVPLVVRTANGGGLGFGAQHSQATENWALTVPGLKIAAPATPADVIGMMAAAIRSDDPVVFFEHKGLLASKGAPVPPDHVVELGRAAVVREGADVTLVALAAMVPLALRAAALLAAEGIEAEVVDLRCLVPLDMSTVLASLARTSRLVTVEENPYQGGWGATLVSVVADEGFGLLDAPVRRVAGECVPLPFADVLEERVIPTVDKVVAAVRDLTAY
- a CDS encoding thiamine pyrophosphate-dependent dehydrogenase E1 component subunit alpha, whose product is MDTGELLAMYERMALIRRTEKAAHDLFLQGLVKGTTHLAAGHEAIAVGASAALRADDYVFATYRGHHHALARGATPEECLAELMSRATGLCGAKGGSMHLTKAATGMLGSYAIVGAHLPMAAGAAWSARLRGTGQIAVAFFGDGATNIGAFHEALNLAAVWKLPVLFVCENNLYMEYTRIADVTAVARPAADRAPAYGIPGESVDGNDVVAVRESVARLAERARAGDGPALLEAATYRHFGHSRSDPAAYRPAEEVERWLKHDPLDLARGRLTELGVPEETVTAADERAQETVRQAVDAARNAPPPDPRDALTDVWADGGAAWRT